The following proteins come from a genomic window of Musa acuminata AAA Group cultivar baxijiao chromosome BXJ1-7, Cavendish_Baxijiao_AAA, whole genome shotgun sequence:
- the LOC135678099 gene encoding cullin-4-like has protein sequence MTQHKRPFSCSRSGGGGGGTTTTNSNSSGASGGSTLLSPDSSSSMKKAKPLPAAACSLEKEKNGLHHHFDTAAAVAARPGKEEDAMLVDHEELKPGASVPVAMTGVAANLSRKKATPPQPSAKKQLVIKFVKGKPSVPANFEEDTWATLKSSINAIFLKRRDPCDSEKLYQAVDDLCLHKMGGNLYQHVQRECEIHISRALSSLVGQSPDLVVFLSLVEKCWQDFCDQMLTIRGIALVLDRTYVKQTPNVRSLWDMGLQLFRKHLALSSEVEHKVVTGLLRLIEKERQGEAIDKTVLSHLLKMFTALGIYMESFEKLFLECTSEFYAAEGVKYMQQSDVPDYLKHVESRLHEENERCFLYLDANTRKPLVATAEKQLLERHTSAILDKGFTMLMEANRVDDLQRMYTLFQRVNALELIRQALSSYIRGTGQVIIMDEEKDKDLVSFLLEFKASLDKILEESFFKNEAFSNTIKDSFEHLINLRQNRPAELIAKFVDEKLRAGNKGTSEEELESMLDKVLVLFRFIQGKDVFEAFYKKDLAKRLLLGKSASIDAEKSMITKLKTECGSQFTNKLEGMFKDIELSKEINDSFKQSSQARTKLPTGIEMSVHVLTTGYWPTYPPMDVRLPHELNVYQDIFKEFYLSKYHGRRLMWQNSLGHCVLKAEFPRGKKELSVSLFQAVVLMLFNDTQRLSLQDIKDSTGIDDRELRRTLQSLACGKVRVLQKIPKGREIEDEDCFVFNEEFTAPLYRIKVNAIQMKETVEENTSTTERVFQDRQYQVDAAIVRIMKTRKVLSHTLLITELFQQLKFPIKPVDLKKRIESLIDREYLDRDKNNPQIYNYLA, from the exons ATGACTCAACACAAGCGGCCCTTTTCCTGCAGcagaagcggcggcggcggcggtgggacCACCACCACCAACAGCAACAGCAGCGGCGCATCCGGAGGATCCACCCTTCTCTCCCCCGATTCATCCTCCTCCATGAAGAAAGCGAAGCCCCTGCCGGCCGCCGCTTGCTCCTTGGAAAAGGAGAAGAACGGCCTCCACCACCACTTCGACACCGCGGCGGCCGTGGCTGCTCGACCTGGGAAGGAGGAAGACGCGATGCTCGTGGACCACGAGGAGCTGAAACCTGGGGCGTCCGTCCCCGTCGCCATGACGGGGGTTGCTGCCAACCTGTCCAGGAAGAAGGCCACACCGCCGCAGCCGTCAGCCAAGAAGCAACTCGTCATCAAATTTGTTAAAG GTAAACCTTCAGTTCCTGCAAACTTTGAGGAGGATACATGGGCAACATTGAAGTCTTCTATTAATGCTATATTTTTGAAGCGACGAGATCCCTGTGACTCTGAAAAGCTCTATCAG GCTGTCGATGATCTTTGCCTGCACAAGATGGGAGGGAATCTTTACCAGCATGTACAGAGAGAATGTGAAATACATATATCTAGGGCATTGTCATCATTAGTTGGCCAGAGCCCTGATTTGGTGGTATTTTTGTCATTGGTAGAGAAATGCTGGCAGGATTTTTGTGACCAGATGTTAACAATACGTGGTATAGCTTTGGTTCTTGATAGAACATATGTTAAGCAAACTCCAAATGTTCGCTCGCTGTGGGACATGGGATTGCAGCTTTTCCGAAAGCATCTTGCTTTATCTTCAGAAGTAGAGCACAAAGTTGTCACAGGACTTCTGAGACTAATTGAAAAGGAGAG ACAAGGTGAAGCTATTGATAAGACTGTCCTAAGCCATCTTTTAAAGATGTTTACTGCACTTGGAATTTACATGGAGAGCTTTGAGAAACTCTTTCTTGAATGCACTTCTGAGTTTTATGCTGCTGAAGGTGTTAAATATATGCAGCAGTCAGATGTTCCAGATTATTTGAAACATGTGGAG TCAAGGTTACACGAGGAGAATGAAAGATGCTTTCTATACTTGGATGCGAATACAAGGAAGCCACTTGTAGCAACTGCAGAAAAGCAACTTCTTGAGCGCCATACATCTGCAATTCTTGACAAG GGATTCACAATGCTCATGGAAGCCAATCGTGTTGATGACCTTCAAAGAATGTATACCCTTTTTCAAAGGGTTAATGCTCTCGAGCTAATAAGGCAAGCTCTTAGCTCATATATTCGTGGTACTGGGCAAGTAATTATCATGGATGAAGAGAAAGACAAAGATCTGGTTTCATTTCTCCTAGAGTTTAAAGCATCTCTTGACAAAATATTGGAAGAAAGTTTCTTCAAAAATGAAGCTTTTTCAAATACCATAAAGGATTCGTTTGAGCATCTCATTAATCTTCGTCAG AATAGACCAGCCGAATTGATTGCCAAGTTTGTGGACGAGAAGCTTCGTGCTGGCAACAAGGGTACATCTGAAGAAGAGTTGGAGAGCATGCTTGACAAAGTTTTGGTATTATTCAGATTTATACAA GGGAAAGATGTTTTTGAGGCATTTTACAAGAAAGATCTTGCAAAGAGGCTGTTGTTGGGGAAGAGTGCATCAATAGATGCTGAGAAGTCAATGATCACAAAG CTGAAAACCGAGTGTGGTAGTCAATTTACAAATAAACTCGAAGGGATGTTTAAG GATATCGAGTTATCCAAAGAAATTAATGACTCTTTTAAACAATCGTCCCAAGCCAGGACAAAACTTCCAACTGGTATCGAAATGAGTGTTCATGTCCTGACAACCGG GTATTGGCCAACATATCCACCTATGGATGTCCGGCTTCCACATGAGCTGAATGTTTATCAG GATATATTTAAAGAGTTCTATTTGAGTAAGTACCATGGGAGGCGTTTGATGTGGCAAAATTCATTAGGTCACTGTGTTCTAAAAGCAGAATTTCCGAGAGGTAAAAAAGAATTATCAGTATCATTATTCCAG GCTGTTGTTTTAATGCTTTTCAATGACACTCAAAGGCTTAGTTTGCAAGATATTAAGGACTCTACTGGCATTGATGATAGAGAGCTGAGGAGGACTTTACAGTCACTTGCATGCGGCAAAGTTCGAGTTTTACAGAAG ATCCCAAAAGGAAGAGAGATAGAAGATGAGGATTGTTTTGTATTCAATGAAGAATTCACAGCTCCTCTGTATCGTATAAAG GTCAATGCAATCCAGATGAAGGAGACAGTGGAGGAGAACACAAGCACCACTGAAAGAGTATTCCAGGATCGTCAGTATCAG GTTGATGCGGCTATTGTGCGTATTATGAAGACGAGGAAAGTGCTAAGCCACACACTTTTAATAACTGAACTATTTCAGCAG CTTAAATTTCCAATAAAACCTGTGGACCTGAAGAAAAGGATAGAGAGCCTGATCGACAGGGAGTACTTGGACAGGGACAAGAACAATCCCCAGATTTACAACTATCTGGCATGA
- the LOC135679816 gene encoding 9-cis-epoxycarotenoid dioxygenase, chloroplastic-like, whose amino-acid sequence MASATTAMTSTVQLPPNPVKLTRKQASATTTRVHCSASSNSLLNLATNATPAYFPIPFHKEAATSVASKSRRPAQSGGDDGAARTSWNLLQWVAAAALDTVEQAFVSNVLERGHPLPKTADPAVQIAGNFAPVDERPPCHGLPVEGRIPVSIDGVYVRNGANPQFEPVAGHHFFDGDGMVHAVRLCNGAAAYSCRYTETERLRQERAIGKPVFPKAIGELHGHSGVARLLLFYARSLFGLVDGSRGMGVANAGLVYFNDRLLAMSEDDVPYHVRITPSGDLETVERYDFGGQLGSSMIAHPKLDPVSRELFALSYDVIHRPYLKYFYFSPDGEKSADVEIPLEQPTMTHDFAITENYVVVPDQQVVFKLQEMVRGGSPVVYDTAKTARFGVLPKYAADASEMRWVDVPDCFCFHLWNAWEEPATGEVVVIGSCMTPPDSVFNEREENLRSVLSEIRLDLHTGESRRRPILSPADQVNLEAGTVNRNMLGRKTRYAYLAVAEPWPKVSGFTKIDLFTGETKQFIFGDGRYGGEPYFVPSNDSDACSDDDGYVLTFMHDEETLESELLIVNAANMRLEATVKLPSRVPYGFHGTFITSSDLESQA is encoded by the coding sequence ATGGCTTCTGCCACCACCGCCATGACTTCTACTGTGCAATTGCCGCCTAATCCCGTGAAGCTTACGAGGAAGCAGGCTTCTGCAACCACCACGAGAGTGCACTGCTCTGCCTCCTCCAACTCGCTGCTTAATTTGGCCACCAACGCTACCCCGGCATACTTCCCGATACCTTTTCACAAAGAGGCCGCGACTTCCGTCGCGAGCAAGTCCCGTCGGCCCGCGCAAAGCGGCGGGGACGACGGCGCAGCGAGGACCTCGTGGAACTTGCTCCAGTGGGTTGCCGCCGCGGCGCTGGACACAGTCGAGCAGGCGTTCGTGTCGAACGTGCTTGAGCGTGGTCACCCTTTGCCGAAGACTGCTGACCCCGCCGTCCAGATCGCCGGAAATTTTGCCCCCGTCGACGAGCGGCCGCCTTGTCATGGCCTCCCTGTCGAAGGCCGCATCCCGGTGTCAATCGATGGGGTGTACGTTCGCAACGGAGCGAATCCCCAGTTTGAACCGGTGGCCGGGCACCACTTCTTCGACGGCGACGGCATGGTGCACGCCGTCCGCCTCTGCAACGGCGCCGCCGCTTATTCCTGCCGGTACACTGAAACGGAGCGGCTCCGGCAGGAGCGCGCCATCGGGAAGCCCGTCTTCCCCAAGGCGATAGGCGAGCTCCACGGCCACTCAGGCGTGGCGCGCCTGCTGCTGTTCTACGCGCGGAGCCTATTCGGCCTCGTCGACGGCAGCCGCGGGATGGGCGTCGCCAACGCCGGCCTCGTGTACTTCAACGACCGCCTCCTCGCCATGTCCGAGGACGACGTCCCCTACCACGTCCGCATCACTCCCTCCGGCGATCTCGAGACGGTCGAACGGTACGACTTCGGCGGCCAGCTTGGATCATCCATGATTGCGCACCCGAAGCTCGACCCGGTCTCGCGAGAGCTCTTCGCGCTCAGCTACGACGTCATCCACAGGCCTTACCTCAAGTACTTCTACTTCTCCCCCGACGGAGAGAAGTCCGCCGACGTGGAGATCCCCCTGGAGCAGCCCACCATGACGCACGACTTCGCCATCACCGAGAACTACGTGGTGGTGCCGGACCAACAGGTGGTGTTCAAGCTGCAGGAGATGGTCCGGGGTGGCTCCCCCGTCGTCTACGACACGGCCAAGACCGCCCGCTTCGGCGTGCTGCCCAAGTACGCTGCCGACGCATCCGAGATGAGGTGGGTCGACGTGCCGGACTGCTTCTGCTTCCACCTGTGGAACGCGTGGGAGGAGCCGGCGACCGGCGAGGTGGTGGTGATAGGCTCCTGCATGACGCCGCCGGACTCCGTGTTCAACGAACGCGAGGAGAACCTCAGGAGCGTCCTCTCCGAGATCCGGCTCGATCTCCACACCGGGGAGTCCAGACGGCGCCCGATTCTGTCCCCGGCCGACCAAGTCAACCTCGAAGCCGGAACGGTGAACCGGAACATGCTGGGGAGGAAGACACGGTATGCCTACCTGGCCGTTGCCGAGCCATGGCCGAAGGTGTCCGGCTTCACCAAGATCGACCTGTTCACGGGAGAGACAAAGCAGTTCATCTTCGGCGACGGGCGGTACGGCGGCGAGCCCTACTTCGTGCCGAGCAACGACTCCGACGCATGCAGCGACGACGACGGCTACGTGCTCACCTTCATGCACGACGAGGAGACATTGGAGTCGGAGCTGCTGATCGTGAACGCGGCCAACATGCGGCTGGAGGCCACGGTGAAGCTGCCGTCGCGCGTTCCCTACGGCTTCCACGGCACCTTCATCACCTCAAGCGACTTGGAGTCACAGGCCTAG